The genomic stretch TAAAAAATACGGGGTTTGTCAGTGATCTGAGGCGCCGTGAGGCGCCTTGTGTTCACGATTTTCCTTCGTGCTTCGTTCTTCGTACTTTGCGCTGCTGAATCGAAGCTACTCCGTCGGCTTCGATTCAGCTTCCGCCAGCACCATCTTGATCCGTTCGACCGCGACGGAAGGGTCGAGACTCTTGTCCAGGAACCCGGCGGCGCCCATCTCGCGGACGATCCGGATATCCTCGTGGCTGTCGTGAACGCCGGTCATGACGATGACGGGGGGAACTTTACCGTCCATGCGACTGAGTTCCTCCAGGACGCCGAAACCGGACATCTTGGGCATCTGGAGGTCCAGGAGGAGAAGCCGGAACGACCCCGGAGAAGCGTTATAGGTATTCAGGGCTTCCTGCCCATCAGCGGCGGTCTTGACCTTGAAGCCTTGTTTCGTGAGGAGATCGGACATGAGGGCCCTGAAAAAAGCCGTGTCGTCAGCCATGAGGATGTACTTCTCTTCCACACCGGGGCTGTCATGACCGGCGGCGGATTCCCCCTGCTGTGCGGATTGTGCGGGGGCGGGAAATTCCCGCCACCCGTCGGGGAATGTAACCGTGTATTTGGTTCCGCAGACACCGCAGCCGACCCGGAACCCCCCTTCGGGGACTTTCCCCGGGTCGAAGATATATTCCTTGTGACAAAGGACGCAGGTAAGCTTCATAGCGCCCAAGATACCTGACCTTTATCTCCCGTGTCAATGTGGGAAGAGTGTACAGTGTGCAGTTTACAGTTTACAGTACCATCGCAATACGGAATTTACTGTAAACTGTGAACCCGTGAACCGCATTGATTGACACAGCACAGAAGCATCGCATAGACTTTCATGTGTATCGGTACCCCGTTATGAGAAGAAATAGACTCATCATAACCATACTTCCTGCAATAATCCTCTTCACTGTTGTCTCCGGCACGGCTTCGGCGGATGATGGGACAGGCTGGAAACTCGTGGATGGCGTCGTCGCAACCGTTGACGGGGCGCCTGTCCTGAGAAGCGATATCCACATGGAAGTTGATTTCGGCCTCCTGAAAGTCAACGGTTCAGGAGACAGTTTTGAAGACCTTCTGGAACTGTACCTTAACAGGATGCTCATCCTGCGGGAGGTCGAGGAAATGGGCGGCTACCGATTGAATAGCGGCGAGGCTGAAGATGCCTATCGGGATTACCTGGGACAGTACTCAGGCAGCACCTCCTATTCGGAAAAACTGCAGCGATGGGATGTGGATGAGGGGGAGATTTTTCGCAGGCTGAAAAACGCCCTGCTGACGACCCGGTACACGGAAAGCCGGCTGCAGTTCCTCGTCAATGTGTTGCCTTCGGATATCGAGAACGCGTACCGGAAAGATCCCGAACGGTGGGGTGGGAAGGATCTGTACGATTCATGGGAGGCCATAAAGGCTGACCTCACAGGGGAGACGTTCGCAGTGGAGAAAACGCGTTGGATCGATACCCTCAGGGAAAGGTACAAGCTGATCCTTCTGGACAGATCGGGGGGGTCGGGGCGATGATCTACCGGTTAACAGTGCGGGGAGGTTTCGCCGCTGCCCACAGGATCGTCGGAAGCGGCGGGAAATGCGAGTCGATGCACGGACACAATTTCGATGTCACCCTGACCGTATCCGGCAGCCGTCTTGGTGAAGCAGGCATACTCATGGATTTCGGCGACCTGAAGAAGACGCTCAGGGAGATCACAGGGGAACTGGACCACACCGACCTCAACGAGCACCCGGTCTTTTCAGGTTCCAGCCCTTCGTCCGAAAATATCGCCAGGTATATCTGGGAGCGGGCCGGTGAGCGCCTGACGGGACGAGGTGTTGCCGTCGATTCAGTGACTGTTGCGGAATCGGATTCGGCTTCCGCCACCTACGAACCGGGGTAGAGAAAGGCTGGATCCGGGATCTGTAATTCTTGCCACGCCGACTTGTCGCGGCGTAGCTCGAAGAGCGAAGCCGGAAGCTGATTGCGAAGGCGGGAGGACACGGAGAAAGGCTGAAATGCGGGGGAAGGCGCGGTTGCTTTAAAAGCGGTAAGATCAGCCTCACGCTCGTCGTACTGTTTCTATTTGCCAAAGGAGATAACCATGGAGATCATCGATGCCCACGTCCACATAGGACGCAGACACCTTCCCATGGAAAAGATCCAGGAAGTCCTGGACCAGGCCGGTGTGGACAGGGCGGTGGTATTCGCCGATCCGGAAAGCGCCGACATCCCCGCCGACAACGACTACGTCCTTCAAGTCACATCGAAAAACGATCACATCCCCTTCTTTTACATCGGCGGGAACGCGTACAGCACCAACCGTGCGTTTCCGAGGCTGCCCGATCCCGGAGTCCTCGATCCCTACATGGGGATCAAGTGGCACTGCTGGTTCACGCCGGGCCACGATTTTGGCGGGACTTACCTGGGTATGGACGACAGCCGGATCGAGGAGGCTCTTACGGAACCGGGGATGAAAGCGATCATGGATTACCTGCGCGACAGAGGCATGCCCATCAATTTCGAGGAGCATTTCGACGTTACCGTGATGTTCGTGGACCTGTATCCGGATGTGACCATTATCCTCCCGCACATGGGGGGGCTCAACGGGGGAGCGGAGAGGGTCCTGGCCGCCGTGGGTCACAAGGAGAACGTGCGGTTCGACGTGAGCCTGGCCGGAATAAGCGAGTCCCTCGTCAGGGAATACGGGGCACAAAAGTTCCTGTGCGGTTCGGATTATCCATACGGGAGCCCCAACTGGAGCGTCGATCGTGTCAGGAAACTCAGTGTCTCCGAAGAGGAAAGGGAGGCCATCATGTCAGGGAACATCCTTTCCATCACAGGGCTGACTTGATGGATATGGAAATATCCGCTGAAGCGCCGGAGCGGCTGAGGCTTTCCAGGTCGGTGGCGGTACTCACAGGGGCCGGGATCTCTGCGGAAAGCGGCGTTCCTACGTTCAGGGGGCCGGATGGACTCTGGAAAAAACACCGGCCCGAACAGCTCGCCACACCACAGGCCTTCGCAAGGGACCCGGATCTGGTCTGGGAGTGGTATCACTGGAGACGTGCCCTTGTCAGGTCGGTCCGGCCGAACCCCGGCCACGATGCCATCGCCTGGCTCGAGAGAAATGTGGAACATTTCACCCTCATCACCCAGAATGTGGACGGCCTCCACAGGGAGGCGGGAAACGAGCGGATCCTCGAGCTTCACGGAACTATCCACAGGGCCAGGTGCCAGGATTGCCCTGCTGTCGTCGACCTTGCCGGGGAAGATGGTGTGATCATCTGCCCGGCCTGCGGCGGGCTCATGCGGCCGGATGTGGTATGGTTCGGCGAGAGCCTGGACAGGAAAACCCTTGAATCAGCGTATGTCGCTTCTGCCGGCGCGGATTTTCTCATGGTTGTGGGGACATCCAGCGTGGTTCAGCCGGCGGCGTCCCTGGCCTACGCGGCTCTCGGAAACGGCGGGTACGTGCTTGAGGTGAACCTCGATCCAACCCCGCTTACCGGCACGGCCAGCGGCACCATCCTCGGCAAAGGCGGCGAAGTCCTTCCCGAACTGGTAAGGCTCGCTTTCGAGGAGGAATAATCTCAAATCTCATATTTCAGATCTCAATCCCAATATTCTTGTTCCCACTGAGATGTGAGATCTGAGATCAGACACAAGATATTTGATCAGCTGGCAGATGCCACAAGATGGGCCCTGAATGCTGACCGCCTACACAGAAAGGAACAACGATGCGCAAAGAATCCCTTAGTTTTCTGCAAGACCTCATTGCGGCCCCGAGCCCTTCCGGTTTCGAGGGACCGGCCCAGAAGGTCTGGATGGACCGCACATCCCCGTTTGCCGACGAGGTGCGGATGGATGTCCACGGCAACGCTATCGCCACCCTGAACGCCAACGGTTCCCCGCGCGTCATGCTGGCCGGTCACAGCGATGAGGTGGGTTTCATGGTGAAATACATCTCTGATGAAGGTTTCATTTCGTTCACCTGCATCGGCGGGGTGGACATCCACCTCGTCCCGGCGAGGAGGGTCGTGATTCACACGGCGTCAGGTCCCGTGCTGGGAGTCGTCGGCCGGAAAGCCATCCACCTCATGGATGCCCAGGCAAGGGCCAACCAGAAACTGGAGTGGCACCAGTTGTGGATCGACATCGGCGCCGGCGACCGCAAGGAGGCGGAGAAGAAGGTTTCTTTGGGCGACCCCGTGACCTTCCCTGACGGCTTCGAGGTGATCAACGGGTCGGCGGTCATCGGTCGCGGTTTTGATGACAAGGCGGGGAGTTTCACGGTTTCGGAGGTCATGAGGCTCCTGAAGGGAAAGAAGATCAGCGCCGCGGTCTACGGGGTTTCCACCGTGCAGGAAGAGCTGGGGCTCCGGGGGGGCAAGACCAGCGCCCACGGGATCGATCCCGATATAGGGATCGCCATCGATGTGACTTTCGCCTCCGATCATCCGGAGGTGGACAAGAAACAGGTCGGAGATATCAGCCTGGGGAAAGGTCCGGTCATCGCGCGGGGCCCCAATATCAATCCAAGGATATTCCAAAAGCTGGTCAAGCTGGCTGCCAGGAGCAAAATTCCGTACCAGGTGGAACCGTCGTCCCGGGCCACCGGAACCGATGCCAACGTGATCCAGTTGACCCGGAGCGGCGTGGCGGCGGGTCTCGTCAGCATTCCCAACAGGTACATGCACACGCCCGTGGAGATGGTCAACCTCAAGGACATGGAGAACGCCGCCAGGCTCCTGGCCGCCTACATCGAATCCCTCAAACCGGGAGAGGATCTGACCCCGTTTTAGGCGGAGTTTTCGGTTCACAGTTCACGGTTCACAGTAAAAAGCCCCAAAGAAAAC from bacterium encodes the following:
- a CDS encoding response regulator, with amino-acid sequence MKLTCVLCHKEYIFDPGKVPEGGFRVGCGVCGTKYTVTFPDGWREFPAPAQSAQQGESAAGHDSPGVEEKYILMADDTAFFRALMSDLLTKQGFKVKTAADGQEALNTYNASPGSFRLLLLDLQMPKMSGFGVLEELSRMDGKVPPVIVMTGVHDSHEDIRIVREMGAAGFLDKSLDPSVAVERIKMVLAEAESKPTE
- the queD gene encoding 6-carboxytetrahydropterin synthase QueD, coding for MIYRLTVRGGFAAAHRIVGSGGKCESMHGHNFDVTLTVSGSRLGEAGILMDFGDLKKTLREITGELDHTDLNEHPVFSGSSPSSENIARYIWERAGERLTGRGVAVDSVTVAESDSASATYEPG
- a CDS encoding amidohydrolase family protein; its protein translation is MEIIDAHVHIGRRHLPMEKIQEVLDQAGVDRAVVFADPESADIPADNDYVLQVTSKNDHIPFFYIGGNAYSTNRAFPRLPDPGVLDPYMGIKWHCWFTPGHDFGGTYLGMDDSRIEEALTEPGMKAIMDYLRDRGMPINFEEHFDVTVMFVDLYPDVTIILPHMGGLNGGAERVLAAVGHKENVRFDVSLAGISESLVREYGAQKFLCGSDYPYGSPNWSVDRVRKLSVSEEEREAIMSGNILSITGLT
- a CDS encoding NAD-dependent deacylase produces the protein MDMEISAEAPERLRLSRSVAVLTGAGISAESGVPTFRGPDGLWKKHRPEQLATPQAFARDPDLVWEWYHWRRALVRSVRPNPGHDAIAWLERNVEHFTLITQNVDGLHREAGNERILELHGTIHRARCQDCPAVVDLAGEDGVIICPACGGLMRPDVVWFGESLDRKTLESAYVASAGADFLMVVGTSSVVQPAASLAYAALGNGGYVLEVNLDPTPLTGTASGTILGKGGEVLPELVRLAFEEE
- a CDS encoding M42 family metallopeptidase, whose amino-acid sequence is MRKESLSFLQDLIAAPSPSGFEGPAQKVWMDRTSPFADEVRMDVHGNAIATLNANGSPRVMLAGHSDEVGFMVKYISDEGFISFTCIGGVDIHLVPARRVVIHTASGPVLGVVGRKAIHLMDAQARANQKLEWHQLWIDIGAGDRKEAEKKVSLGDPVTFPDGFEVINGSAVIGRGFDDKAGSFTVSEVMRLLKGKKISAAVYGVSTVQEELGLRGGKTSAHGIDPDIGIAIDVTFASDHPEVDKKQVGDISLGKGPVIARGPNINPRIFQKLVKLAARSKIPYQVEPSSRATGTDANVIQLTRSGVAAGLVSIPNRYMHTPVEMVNLKDMENAARLLAAYIESLKPGEDLTPF